In the Archaeoglobus neptunius genome, GCTGAAATCAGAGCTTGTTTCCGAGATCCCCGCTCTCGAAAAATACTAAATTTATTTTAGGTGGTAAAAATGGATGACCTTGAGGAGATAAGGCGAAGGAAGCTGATGGAGTTGCAGAGACAAAAGGAGCTCGAGGAGATCCAGAAAGAAGAGATGAGAAGGCAGTATGAGGCGCAAAAAAAGGCAATATTGAGGGCGATACTCGAGCCGGAGGCGAAGGAGAGACTTTCGCGAGTTAAGCTTGCCCATCCGGAACTTGCAGAGGCCGTTGAAAATCAGCTCATTTACCTTGCCCAATCCGGAAGGTTGCAGAGCAAAATTACTGATAAAATGCTTGTTGAAATTTTGAGAAGAGTTCAGCCCAAAAAGAGGGAGACAAAAATTATTAGGAAGTGAGATTATGGGTAAGAAGACGATTGGTGTGAAAAAGAGACTGGCAAAGGCCTGCAAACAGAACAGAAGGGCGCCGGTGTGGATTACGATGAAGACCAAGAGAAGTGTGTTTGGAAGCCCTAAGAGAAGGCACTGGAGGAGGAACAAGTTGAAGGCGTGAGGTGACATCATGGCGAAGGTTGTTGTTGAACGGGTGTACACTATCAGACTGAAGCACAAAATGAAGAAGTATCCCAGATGGTTGAGGTCCAAAAAGGCCGCAAAGTACCTCAGAAGGTTCCTGAGCAGACACATGAAAGTTGAACCGGAGAACGTCAAGATAGACACGGCTGTTAATGAGAAAATATGGGAAAGAGGGGCTGAGAAACCGCCAGCGAGAATCAGAGTGAGAGCTGTGAAGTTTGACGATGGAATAGTTGAGGTTGAACTTGCCTAAATGAGGATTGCTGTTAACGGTAACCCACTCGTAGGACTGTACGCAAAGGTTTCAGAAGAATTCGCTGTAATTGGGGTTAACAGTGAGAACCTGATCACGGCAGTGGAAGAGAGGCTTGATGTTGAAGTGATAATAACGAAAATTGCGGGTTCAGAGCTCGTTGGTGCGATGATGGCCATGAATTCCAGAGGCGCCGTTGTGAGCAATCATATTCTTTCCACCGAGCTTGAAAAGCTCCAAAGCAAGATGGATGTTATGGTGGTGGATACGCCCATGACGTGCTTTGGTAACAATCTGTGCATCAATGACAGGGGCGGTGTGGCGAATCCAGAGATGGGTAACGAGGTCCTTGAAAAAATTTCCGATTTTCTCGACATTGATCTGGCGAAAGGTACTGTTGGGGGGATAAAGACGGTGGGAATGGCTGCTGTAATCACGAACTCCGGGGGGATCGCAAACCCAAACATTAACGAGTGGGAACTCAAGAAACTGGAAGATGTTTCGGGAGTTGAGGTGCTCACCGGCACCGTTAACTTCGGCACTGATATGGTGGGGTCAAGCTTAATTGCGAACTCAAAGGGATATGTTGTTGGTAGAGATACGACAGGCTTTGAACTTGGTATAGTTGAGGAGGCTCTGTTTCCGAGGTGATGGGGATGAAATTTGAGATAGTAGGCATGTTTAGGACTTCAGAAGGGTGGCAGAACTTTAAAAAGATAATCGATGCACATAACGAAAAATATGCCATGGAGAAGGTTTATTCACTGATTGGGAGCAATCACAAGGTCAAGAGGCATTTGATAAAAATTGAGTCCGTAAAGCAGGTGGAGTAAAAATGGCGTCGGAAAAAGAAGTTCAGGAGAAGATTGCGGTTCTGCAGTACTTACAGGGGGAAGCAGAAACCCTGCAGAGGAGAATTGTCGAGATGGAGGTTCTTGAGAGCGAGTACAGGAAAACACTTGAAACGCTTGAATTTTTCGAGTCCATTGACGGGGATGTCGAGGCACTGATGAATCTTGGTGGTGGAGTGTTTGCGTATGTGGATGTCAAAAATAGCAGGAAGATGCTCGTGGACATTGGTTCGGGTGTTGTGGTGGAAAGAGAGGTCAAAGATGCGATTGAGTTTGTCAAAAACAGGATAAAGAGGATAGAGGAGAATACGGAGAAGCTCACATCCATGCTGCAGCAGGTTCTGTCTCAGGCTTCGAAAATTCAGGAAGAACTGGCTTCACAGGAGAGAAAGTAAATGTTTAAGGCTCTAAAGGAGAAATTAAAGGGGCTCAGAAAGAAAATAGAGGAGGAAGAGAGGGAAGAGGAGGAAAAGATAATAGCAGAAATTGAAAGGAAATCGAAAGAGGCTGAAATAGAGTCCAAGAGGTCGAAAGAGCAGAAGGTGAAGGTAGGACTAAAGGACAAGATCACGGCACTGGTAGTGAGCAGAGAGGTGGTCATAGACGAAAAGAAGGTTGACAGGATTCTTGATGAGCTCGAGATAATTCTCCTGGAGAGCGACGTGGCTTTTGAGGTTGTGGATGCAATTTCTGAAGCCTTGAAGAGCAGGCTCGTTGGAAAAAGAAAGAAAATTACGGAGAAACTCTCAGATATTGTGATTGAAGAACTCAAAAAAATTCTTCTTGAAATTCTGGAAAGGGAGAGGTTCGATTTTGATGAATTTGTTGCAGAAAGACTGAAGAAGAAAAAACCTCTCAACATTGCATTTGTTGGTGTCAATGGAACGGGTAAAACAACAACGATCGCAAAGATTGCCAACAGACTGATGAAAAAGGGTTACTCAGTAGTTCTGGCTGCGGGTGATACCTTCAGGGCTGGGGCAATAGAGCAGCTTGAGGAGCATGCAAAAAAGCTGGGCGTCAGGATTATCAAGCACAGACAGGGTGCAGATCCGGCGGCGGTAATTTACGATGCTATAAAGCATGCGGAGAGCAAGGGAATAGACATCGTTCTCGCAGATACTGCTGGAAGGATGCATACAAAGAAAAACCTGCTCGATCAGCTTGAAAAGATCAAGAGAGTTACCAAACCTGATCTGATAATCTTCGTTGATGAGAGTATTGCAGGCAACGATGCCGTTGAGAGGGCGAAAATGTTTGCTGAAACAGTGGGTATTGACGGTAGCATCCTGACCAAACTCGATGCGGATCCGAAGGGAGGATCAGCGATATCCATCAGCTACGTAACCGGAAAGCCAGTGCTGTTTTTCGGCGTAGGTCAGAGTTACGATGATCTCGTGAAGTTCGATTCGAAATGGCTTATTGAGAGAATTTTCTCATGAGAATACTGATTCCTTTCAAGGCCACGAATCCAAAATCGAGACTTTCCGGAATTCTGGATTTTGAAGAAAGAAAAAAACTTGCTGAGCTGATGCTTCTGGATGTTGTCGAAGCTGTGAGTAGATTCGGTAGTGTAAAGGTAGTTTCACCTGCAAAAATAAATATCGAAGGTGTTGATGTGGTCGTTGATAGCTCAGACCTGAATACTGTTGTTAATAGTGAGATCAACAACGTACCGCTGGCCGTTGTGATGTCCGATCTTCCTCTTTTGAGTGGTGACATCCTCCAGAGATTTTTCAATTCTGAAGGGGATGTTGTCATAGCCCCCGGCAGGAAGGGGGGAACCAACATGCTCCTTGTGAGAAGGGAAGGGTTCAGAGTTTCTTACCATTACGGAAGCTTTTTCAAACACGTTGAGTATGCCAGAAAGATCGGCTTCTCGGTTTCGATTTTTGACTCCTTTTATTCCTCGGTTGACATAGATGATGAAAGCGATTTGCTGGAGCTGATCATGCATGGGAAAGGAAAGAGATCATGGAAGTTCCTAACACAACTGGGTTTCAGGGTCAGCTTTGAGAAAACACCCAGGCTTGAGCGGGTATCCTGATCATAGCATGTATTTTATATCGTAGCAGGCGGTAGACGTAGATAACGTAAGAGATTGATAACTTCATCTGCGTTGTAACCCAGAATGTGTGCCCCGATTATTCTGTTCTCCAGCAATATCTTGTAGGCCGAATGCTTCAATCCGATGCCAGTTTGATGTGCCCCGTGCTAGGTTTCTATCCCCATCCGCGACACCCGTCCCCACAACGATAAGATTGTACATGATTCATCATGTTTTTCTAAGTCTAAATCGCTTTACTTTAAAGAAGAATTTTTAAAGATTAATAACCAAACATTAACTCCATGGAAATTGTCCACATATCCGATGTGCACTTTGGCTCCGAGTTGATAAGGGGCAAAATCGAAGAGGCCGTGAGGCAGATAAATGCAATGGAACCCGATCTGGTTATCCTAACCGGGGATATAGGTATGTGGGGAATTCACCACGAATTCAGGGAGGCTTATGAAACTTTATCCAATCTCAAACCGGAGCTTTTTGCAGTTCCCGGAAATCATGACGCCAGAAATGACGGTATCAAATACTTCAAGCTGTACTTCGGTAGGAACAGAAAGGTGCTGAAATTTGATGATTTTGTTTTTGTTGGGGTTGACAGCACTCTCCCGGATTCCGATGATGGCTATATTGGTCCTGAGCAAAGGCAGTGGATCACCGAAAAAGTCAGAGGGAGCTGCATAAACTTCATAACGCTCCATCACCACGTCGTCCCGGTTCCCCATACAGGGCGAAACATGAATGTTCTTATTGATGCAGCGGAGTTTGTCGAAACCCTGACTCTGAACTGCCATGGTGCGATAGTTCTGGCCGGACACAGACACGTGCCGTACTCAACAAAGCTTCTCAGGACACACATAATCCATGCCGGTTCGGTAAGCTCGTACAAAGTACTGATGCCAGACAACAACTACAACATACTAAAGGTTGGTGGGGGTAGGATAGACCTGAAGCTAAGATTTGTCGATCTGGGGGAGGTGGAAATCGGAAGCTTTCAGCTCAAGCCAGTAACTCCTGAATCAATGCTCAGATACCACAGGCTCACCTCAACGAGGAAAGTTCTGCTTTTATCCAGAAGAAACGACTGCAGATCTAAAATTGCCGAGGCTCTGTTTAACAAACTCTCTCCGGGCAACATGCATGCTGTCAGTGCCGGGCTTGAACCTTCTGCCAGTCTCAATCCTATGGTTTCCAGAATACTGGGTGAACTGGGTCTCAGTGTTACCAAACCGAAAAAATTTGTGGAGGAAATGGCTAAGGATGCAGACTACGTGGTCTCTTTTGATGAGGATATCACGGCAGATGAGATCTGGAAGGTTAAAAGACCCAATAACGAAGACGAGTGCAGGAAGCTCGTCAAAATGCTGGAGGAAAACATCAGGGATCTGGTGTGGAGAATTTTACTTTAGTTCGCAGCACGGAAAGTACTCCACTTCAACTCTGGCCTCTTTCAGAAGCTCAAGCCCCCTTTTGTCCGCATACTCTTTGCCGTACACGACTCTCTTTATACCTGCGTTGATTATTATTTTTGCACAGGTTATGCACGGACAGTGGGTGGAATACAGGGTACCACCATCAACACTGATCCCAAACTTTGCAGCCTGAATTATGGCGTTTTGCTCCGCATGAACACCCCTGCAGAGTTCCTGCCGCTCTCCGCTCGGAACGGACATTCTGTCCCTTAAACATCCGACCTCATCGCAGTGCAGCAGACCCGAAGGCGCACCGTTATAGCCGGTTGCGAGAATTCTCTTGTCCCTGACAATCACAGCTCCAACTCGCTGTCTCAAACATGTTGATCTCCTGGCAACAACGCTGGCTATCTCCATAAAATACTCGTCCAGTGTTGGTCTGTTCATTATCACAACCTCAGAAACTTTCTGGCGTTTTTCAATGCAACCTTCTTTGCCTCATCCTGGCCAACGCTCCCGGCAATTTTTTCTGCAGCGATCGCCACAGTCGTGAATTCCGTATCTCTGTATCCAACATCGCTGTTTAGCATGAATCTCTCGCAGCCGTACTCTTCAATTATCTTCACAACGTCCTCAGGAGAGAGTTTTCCGGACTGTACGGTCAGGCCAATCCAGCACTCAGTTTTTAAAGCCAGATCGAGATTTTCAAAATTCACGTGATCAATGACTGCCAGCTCATCCGGGAACCCCGAATCGCCCAGAATTTTCAAAATTTTCTCAGTGATCTCTCTTTTGTTTTTCCTTGGGGTGTGAATTATGCAGGGGATGTCGAGTTTTTTTGCAATTTCGAGCTGGGATTTTAATACATTCTTCTCTTCATCAGTGGCAGATTCAAGCCCTATCTCTCCAAAAACCAGCCATTCGCCTCTTTCGAGGTAGTCAAAGGCCACTCCGTAGTTCGGTGGAATGCATCGGGGATGGATGCCAACTGCCGGGTACATTTTTATTCCTGCAGCTTCGCATCTTTGCGTTTCGAACTCCACAAGCTTTCTGAAGGAGTCTATCATTGTCTGAGGATACATGGGTTTTATTGGGTAGAAAGAGAGGCTGCATATCTCCTTAATTCCGACCTCGCTCATCATTGCCAGCTCACTGAAACCGAGCCCCTCAGAATGAAGATGGGAGTCGAAATACATGTTGATTTGAAATGATGAAGGATTATTAAACGTTTTCATCCAAAAATTTATAACGTTTTAAAACTCCGTCCTTTTAATGAGGCTGATTGTAATGCTGGCCATTGTATTTCTGGCCACGATCCCTCCAGCAATGGCCCTCAGGGTCGGCGTTTATGATAATCCACCTCTCGTTTTTAAGGAGGATTCAGGATTTAAAGGTTTTTATATTGATATTCTTAATCATATCGCGGAGCAGGAAGGATGGGATGTGGAGTATGTGTACGGAAACTTTCCATCTCTTTTAAAGATGCTCAGGAACGGGGATATCGACCTGCTGGTCGCAGTGGCATATACCGAAGGAAGAGCAAAGGAATTCAACTACAGTAACGAGTCTGTTATCACCAACTGGGGGGTTGTTGTTACCAAATCCAAGCTTGACTCCATCCTTGACCTCAGGGGGCTAAGGGTGGCTGGTGTTGTTGGGGATGTTTATTTTGAAAGTTTAAAGCAACTCGCAAAGAAATTTAACATTGACTGCCAGTTTGTTGGGATTGAGGGAGATTACAGGGAAGTCTTTGATGCAGTCAATTCCGGTGATGCTGATGCAGGAGTTGTCTCGAGAATTTATGCCTCGTTTTATGCCAGAGACTCCGGTCTGAAGGAGACAGGTATCATATTCAATCCGGTGGAGCTGCGATTTGTTGGTAACGACAGGGAGGTTCTGCAGAAGATAGATAGAGATCTTGCCATACTGAAAGAAGACCCAAATTCGATCTATTACCAGTCCCTTGAACGCTGGTTTGGGGCCAAGGTCGAGTTCATTCCCGAATGGGTGTACAGAGTCATAGCAGTCCTCCTCGTGCTGTTTATCTTTGCCTTTGCAATTGACGCTTACTTGAGCAGGGAGGTGAGAAAGAGGACTGCAGAAGTTAAAAAAAGCGAAATGTTTCTCAGAGCAGTTTTTAATGCCATTCAGGACGGTATATCTGTGCTGGATGTAAATATGAACGTACTGATGGTCAATCACGCAATGGAGAGGTGGTACGGCGATGTTGTAGGAAAAAAGTGTTACCAAGCCTATTATGGCCGAAACGAACCCTGTGAGAACTGTCCAACTTTTGAGGCAATAAAAAGCAGAGAGTTGAGGAGAGGGGTGGTGCCCGGTTCTCCGGATTCGGATTTGGAGTGTCTGGAGATCTTTAGCTATCCTATGGTGGAGAACAATGAGGTTAAAATGATTGTTGAGTTTGTCAGAGATATAACTGAGAAGAAGAAGGTTGAAGAGGATTTGATGAAGTCCCTGGAGAGGTACGAGTACCTGTGGAACAGCACAAACGATATACTTTACATCCATAATCTGGAAGGTTGTTTTGTCAGTGTAAACAGGAGGGCTTTGGAACTTTTGGGGTATGGTGTGGACGACAATGTTGAGGTGTGGGATGTAATTCCCGAATCTTACGTGGATTTTGTGAAAGAGAAAATTGAGGAGATTTGCAGTACAAAAGGTCCAGCAGGGCCTTTTGAGTTGCCTGTTAAAGCAAAGGATGGAAGAGAGCTGTGGCTTGAAATTGTAGCGCACCCTGTGATTGAGAATGGAGATGTTGTGGCAGTATACGGAGTGGCGAGAGATATAACGGAAAGAAAAGCTGTTCTTGAAGAAATAGAGAAGAACATTGCACTCATCTCTTATCTTGTCGACAGGATAAGAAACCCTCTAGCTGCTGCGAGGGCGTACTGCGAGGTTAAGGAAAAGCTGGGTGAAGACGTGTTTGACAGAATCATTGAGAATATCGACAGAGTCACATATCTCATTGTTGATCTCGATAAAGTATGGGAAAATATGGACAGACTCAGGGGAAGGTTAAGGAAAAAATAATGAAATTTTTATGACCTTTCCTCCTCTGATTCTTTATGCGAAAAGACATTGGGTTCAAAGAGGCATTCAGCATCGGCGTTGGAGGTATGATTGGAGGAGGGATTTTCGCTGTTCTTGGGCTGAGCGTTCAGCTCTCAAAAAGCTCAGCGCCAATAGCCTTTCTACTTGCAGGTTTAATTGCTCTGATCACGTCTTACTCGTATGCCAAACTGTCGATAAGATTTCCCAGTGAAGGTGGAACTGTTGAGTTTTTGGTGAAGGCTTTCGGAAATGGTATATTTTCGGGAGGGCTGAACATCCTGCTCCTGTTGGGGTATATTGTTATGGTTTCCCTCTACGCCTATGCTTTCGGGAGTTATGGGGCGAACTTGCTGTCTGATTATGTGGTGGTAAGACACATTCTGATAACTGCCGTAATCTCGCTGTTTACATTCATAAACGCATATGGGGCACTCGTAAGCGGTAAGACCGAAGACCTTCTTGTGGCATTTAAGCTCACCATCCTTATTGTTGTTGCAGGGGTGGGATTAACGCTTGTCAACCCGGAAAGGCTCCAGCCATCCACGTGGGTCGATCCGGTGAGTATAGTGGCAGGTGGAATGATCATATTTCTTGCATATGAGGGTTTTGAGCTCATCGCAAATACCGGAAATGATGTCAAGGATCCGAAGATACTACCTAAAGCCTTATATTCGGCCGTGATTGTTGTGATAGCCGTTTACGTTCTTGTAGCGGTTGTGACGGTGGGCACCCTTCCCTACGAGACCATTGTGGAGTCAAGGGACTATGCGCTGGCAAAGGCTGCAGAACCATCAATGGGAGAGGCAGGTTTTCTTCTCGTAACTCTTGCAGCTCTGGCATCAACTGGTTCTGCCATTAATGCAACGCTCTACGGGACAGCACGAATCAGCTATATGGTTGCAAAGTACGGTGAGCTACCCCAGATTGTGGAAAGGAGGGTTTGGAAACAGGCTCATGAGGGTTTACTGGTCATAAGCATCATTTCGCTGATTCTAGCCAATACCGCAAACCTTGAGTCCATTTCCGTTGCAGGTAGCGGTAGCTTTCTCATCATCTTCTTTTTTGTAAATGTCGCAGCTTTGAAACTGAGACATAAGCTTAAGATAAATCCAGCAATCCCCGCTGCTGGGGCAATCCTCACATTTGCGGCTCTGTCAATACTGGTTTACAGGATGGCAGCAGAGGCAACGAACCTTGCAATTCTTGTTGGTTTGGTTCTGGCATCCTTTTTAATTGAGGCCCTCTACAGAACAACCACTGGTAGAAAAATAAGCGTTTATGTGGACAGCAGACTCAAAAAGAGGGAGGAAACCATCAGAAACTGGGAGGGATGGATAGCTGGGGTGGTGGATGGAGTATCCGGCCTGATTAAAGATGCTGAGATATATCTCGCAGGCAGCGTTGCAAGGGGGGAGGTTGATAAAGCCCACGATGTTGACCTGCTGGTTTTTGTAGATGATGTTAGTGATGACATGCAGCATGAGTGTCAGAAAGCCATGCGCAACCTTCCAGTGGACCTTCATTTTATAAGCAGAGAGGATAAAGAATCCGCCCTGAAAAAGGCAAAGCACTACAAGCGACTCGAGATCTAAAAAGAAAAAATTGGTTTATAGTTTTTTAACTACACCCTCACCCTTCACATTCATGTCTCCAGACCAGCCGTCCTCACCCTTAACAAATGTAGGCATGAGTTCAAAATCCCCGCCAATTCTGATTTCTCCAGCCTTCATATCCCCTCCGACGAACCCGCAGGAACCGTGGATTTTGATCACACCACCTTTCATTTCCGTACCTATGAAATCGCCAGCATTTCCCTTTATTTCGATCTCTCCTCCAGCCATTTTCTCTCCTATATAGTTTCCGGCATTACCCTCAATGGTTATCTTTCCACCGTTCATGCCGGTGGCATTGCCATAGTAAGCACATCCAACAAGGTTTCCGGCGTTACCCATGACAGTTATCTCTCCGTCCTTCATCTCCGCACCAAGCCAGTCGTCCGCATCGCCCTCAATTACTATCCTGCCCCCTGCCATATATGCTCCGCAGTTGGCGCCAACGCTCCCTTTAACTACGATCTCTCCCTCAGCCATCCTGCAGCCAATCCATTTGACCTTGCTGAAGTCACCTTCAAGGACAAGCTTTTTGTCGTCTCCCTCTCTCACAACCTCGAAAAGCTCTCCCAGTTCCACGAGGTCTTTGCCATAGTAAACCTTGAATTTCTTTACTTCCTCTATATCCTTCTCTGCCAGATCGGGTGTGAGTTCCGCCTCAACGGTTACCACAAACTCC is a window encoding:
- the cofC gene encoding 2-phospho-L-lactate guanylyltransferase, whose product is MRILIPFKATNPKSRLSGILDFEERKKLAELMLLDVVEAVSRFGSVKVVSPAKINIEGVDVVVDSSDLNTVVNSEINNVPLAVVMSDLPLLSGDILQRFFNSEGDVVIAPGRKGGTNMLLVRREGFRVSYHYGSFFKHVEYARKIGFSVSIFDSFYSSVDIDDESDLLELIMHGKGKRSWKFLTQLGFRVSFEKTPRLERVS
- a CDS encoding translation initiation factor IF-6, which produces MRIAVNGNPLVGLYAKVSEEFAVIGVNSENLITAVEERLDVEVIITKIAGSELVGAMMAMNSRGAVVSNHILSTELEKLQSKMDVMVVDTPMTCFGNNLCINDRGGVANPEMGNEVLEKISDFLDIDLAKGTVGGIKTVGMAAVITNSGGIANPNINEWELKKLEDVSGVEVLTGTVNFGTDMVGSSLIANSKGYVVGRDTTGFELGIVEEALFPR
- a CDS encoding 50S ribosomal protein L39e encodes the protein MGKKTIGVKKRLAKACKQNRRAPVWITMKTKRSVFGSPKRRHWRRNKLKA
- a CDS encoding metallophosphoesterase — translated: MEIVHISDVHFGSELIRGKIEEAVRQINAMEPDLVILTGDIGMWGIHHEFREAYETLSNLKPELFAVPGNHDARNDGIKYFKLYFGRNRKVLKFDDFVFVGVDSTLPDSDDGYIGPEQRQWITEKVRGSCINFITLHHHVVPVPHTGRNMNVLIDAAEFVETLTLNCHGAIVLAGHRHVPYSTKLLRTHIIHAGSVSSYKVLMPDNNYNILKVGGGRIDLKLRFVDLGEVEIGSFQLKPVTPESMLRYHRLTSTRKVLLLSRRNDCRSKIAEALFNKLSPGNMHAVSAGLEPSASLNPMVSRILGELGLSVTKPKKFVEEMAKDADYVVSFDEDITADEIWKVKRPNNEDECRKLVKMLEENIRDLVWRILL
- the pfdA gene encoding prefoldin subunit alpha, with the protein product MASEKEVQEKIAVLQYLQGEAETLQRRIVEMEVLESEYRKTLETLEFFESIDGDVEALMNLGGGVFAYVDVKNSRKMLVDIGSGVVVEREVKDAIEFVKNRIKRIEENTEKLTSMLQQVLSQASKIQEELASQERK
- the rpl18a gene encoding 50S ribosomal protein L18Ae produces the protein MKFEIVGMFRTSEGWQNFKKIIDAHNEKYAMEKVYSLIGSNHKVKRHLIKIESVKQVE
- a CDS encoding 50S ribosomal protein L31e, with the translated sequence MAKVVVERVYTIRLKHKMKKYPRWLRSKKAAKYLRRFLSRHMKVEPENVKIDTAVNEKIWERGAEKPPARIRVRAVKFDDGIVEVELA
- a CDS encoding deoxycytidylate deaminase, with amino-acid sequence MNRPTLDEYFMEIASVVARRSTCLRQRVGAVIVRDKRILATGYNGAPSGLLHCDEVGCLRDRMSVPSGERQELCRGVHAEQNAIIQAAKFGISVDGGTLYSTHCPCITCAKIIINAGIKRVVYGKEYADKRGLELLKEARVEVEYFPCCELK
- a CDS encoding formylmethanofuran dehydrogenase subunit C, giving the protein MIIIKPKAEFVVTVEAELTPDLAEKDIEEVKKFKVYYGKDLVELGELFEVVREGDDKKLVLEGDFSKVKWIGCRMAEGEIVVKGSVGANCGAYMAGGRIVIEGDADDWLGAEMKDGEITVMGNAGNLVGCAYYGNATGMNGGKITIEGNAGNYIGEKMAGGEIEIKGNAGDFIGTEMKGGVIKIHGSCGFVGGDMKAGEIRIGGDFELMPTFVKGEDGWSGDMNVKGEGVVKKL
- a CDS encoding TatD family hydrolase, which translates into the protein MYFDSHLHSEGLGFSELAMMSEVGIKEICSLSFYPIKPMYPQTMIDSFRKLVEFETQRCEAAGIKMYPAVGIHPRCIPPNYGVAFDYLERGEWLVFGEIGLESATDEEKNVLKSQLEIAKKLDIPCIIHTPRKNKREITEKILKILGDSGFPDELAVIDHVNFENLDLALKTECWIGLTVQSGKLSPEDVVKIIEEYGCERFMLNSDVGYRDTEFTTVAIAAEKIAGSVGQDEAKKVALKNARKFLRL
- the ftsY gene encoding signal recognition particle-docking protein FtsY is translated as MFKALKEKLKGLRKKIEEEEREEEEKIIAEIERKSKEAEIESKRSKEQKVKVGLKDKITALVVSREVVIDEKKVDRILDELEIILLESDVAFEVVDAISEALKSRLVGKRKKITEKLSDIVIEELKKILLEILERERFDFDEFVAERLKKKKPLNIAFVGVNGTGKTTTIAKIANRLMKKGYSVVLAAGDTFRAGAIEQLEEHAKKLGVRIIKHRQGADPAAVIYDAIKHAESKGIDIVLADTAGRMHTKKNLLDQLEKIKRVTKPDLIIFVDESIAGNDAVERAKMFAETVGIDGSILTKLDADPKGGSAISISYVTGKPVLFFGVGQSYDDLVKFDSKWLIERIFS
- a CDS encoding PAS domain S-box protein, with product MRLIVMLAIVFLATIPPAMALRVGVYDNPPLVFKEDSGFKGFYIDILNHIAEQEGWDVEYVYGNFPSLLKMLRNGDIDLLVAVAYTEGRAKEFNYSNESVITNWGVVVTKSKLDSILDLRGLRVAGVVGDVYFESLKQLAKKFNIDCQFVGIEGDYREVFDAVNSGDADAGVVSRIYASFYARDSGLKETGIIFNPVELRFVGNDREVLQKIDRDLAILKEDPNSIYYQSLERWFGAKVEFIPEWVYRVIAVLLVLFIFAFAIDAYLSREVRKRTAEVKKSEMFLRAVFNAIQDGISVLDVNMNVLMVNHAMERWYGDVVGKKCYQAYYGRNEPCENCPTFEAIKSRELRRGVVPGSPDSDLECLEIFSYPMVENNEVKMIVEFVRDITEKKKVEEDLMKSLERYEYLWNSTNDILYIHNLEGCFVSVNRRALELLGYGVDDNVEVWDVIPESYVDFVKEKIEEICSTKGPAGPFELPVKAKDGRELWLEIVAHPVIENGDVVAVYGVARDITERKAVLEEIEKNIALISYLVDRIRNPLAAARAYCEVKEKLGEDVFDRIIENIDRVTYLIVDLDKVWENMDRLRGRLRKK
- a CDS encoding amino acid permease, yielding MRKDIGFKEAFSIGVGGMIGGGIFAVLGLSVQLSKSSAPIAFLLAGLIALITSYSYAKLSIRFPSEGGTVEFLVKAFGNGIFSGGLNILLLLGYIVMVSLYAYAFGSYGANLLSDYVVVRHILITAVISLFTFINAYGALVSGKTEDLLVAFKLTILIVVAGVGLTLVNPERLQPSTWVDPVSIVAGGMIIFLAYEGFELIANTGNDVKDPKILPKALYSAVIVVIAVYVLVAVVTVGTLPYETIVESRDYALAKAAEPSMGEAGFLLVTLAALASTGSAINATLYGTARISYMVAKYGELPQIVERRVWKQAHEGLLVISIISLILANTANLESISVAGSGSFLIIFFFVNVAALKLRHKLKINPAIPAAGAILTFAALSILVYRMAAEATNLAILVGLVLASFLIEALYRTTTGRKISVYVDSRLKKREETIRNWEGWIAGVVDGVSGLIKDAEIYLAGSVARGEVDKAHDVDLLVFVDDVSDDMQHECQKAMRNLPVDLHFISREDKESALKKAKHYKRLEI
- a CDS encoding DNA-binding protein, giving the protein MDDLEEIRRRKLMELQRQKELEEIQKEEMRRQYEAQKKAILRAILEPEAKERLSRVKLAHPELAEAVENQLIYLAQSGRLQSKITDKMLVEILRRVQPKKRETKIIRK